From the genome of Nicotiana sylvestris chromosome 1, ASM39365v2, whole genome shotgun sequence:
cgacTAACTTTCAAACCCCTATGAATTTCGATGACCTaagtgttctatacccgaaccattttttcacacctctgacccctttaactgaacctctgcatctcccatgaaattactaaatcattcttCCGATAGAACTtttgctggcactttatcccactttaccTCATGCCATCTTCGGTATACTCTAgccgcactgtgctttgcaatttttgaagctggtagtgagctttgaaattccttcttatttgcttaaacagaactgacattgggaacatattagagaaataaacccaaaagaaatgaaatgcaatgactttcagagttaaggataagaaaatccaaaactggaagactatctgaagaggaaaaagaaaagagacctagATGAGTGGAGAGGCTGGCACCAACGATCATGACATgaatttcggattaatcggcccagtctATCCAACcgatcaactttcagttgccatactttgttgccccaggatttccataacctgattttttcaccaaaaccttgatctagttcggcctgcggtgccttgaagggttttcaccaacaagcttCTCTCATTTGTCCATCCCTCAACTCACTTTCTTCTTACGGTGCTCgtgggggttttcaccaataagactctctcatttttaatttttctcagctctcgttgccttatggtgcccgcgagggttttcacaaataagactctctcattttcaatattttctgcttggaccagagtgttgtctttgatatgaatcacctccatttgcttgacttggcatctctcaaagactgatcggaaggtctttctttggatcgtaacgtgggcttttggatagggttagaaataaaggatatcaaaggctcaaaacaattcaaatgagcTCAAAATTATAACTTTCGGGATCCGATTTctgacaacaaccacaacttctaccccagtttctttgctcggggacttttggattttattttgatgggaccgaactatgaggctgcctacgtatccttaaaaggaatcaggtcgaacatagttcatgtcatagaaattactttgttattgtgattttctcttttctctttcttctcttttttctcttttttccttctttttttttgctttctttttatctttttgttgtttttcttctcttttttttctcttttcattctttcctttctcttttatcttttctcttttcgttgtttttttctcttcttcttttacttatctttcacgcctgtgtttctgatatttgctactgattccgaaagaggggtatgaaagaaaataattaaggctcaaagggggtaacaaaggataaagtgtttagattgcagaacaaaatgccttcgtcattccacaTCTTCAAatatatgccaagtacaaataaatataaattaaccaaagaaaatcatacatagtatctcttgaccgcatcggaattgatggccatctctacacacttgccttctatatcCGTTAATACAAAGCGCCatttgacaacactctagttacgatgaatggcccctaccaatttggggcgaacttgccttttgcttcggcctgatgaggaaggatacgtttcaatactaactgacccattTTAAACTTTCGtagacgcaccttcttgttgtatgctcttgccattctctgttgatataactggccatgacaaaCTGCTGCCAATCTTTCCTCGTCGattaaactcaattgttccaaacgggttttgaacCATTCATCGTCATCGATTTCCGCCTCCGCGTCAATTCGAAGAGATGTGATTTCcacttccgcgggtatcactgcttcggtgccatacaccaacaaataaggagtcaccCCTAGTGAAGtacagacagtagtgcgataacccaggaATGCgaaaggtaatttctcatgccattgtctggaaccttccaccattttccaaagtaccttctttatgtttttgttggccgcctcaactgtTCCGTTTGTCTTAGGGTGGtacggggtagaattgcgatgtgtgatcttgaactgctgacatacctctttcataagatgactattgagattagccccattgtctgtaatgatcacctttggtatcccaaaccggcaaagGATATTTGAgcgcacaaaatcaaccaccgccttcttggttacagacttgaatgttttagcctctacccacttggtgaaatagtctatggccaccagaataaacctgagCCCTATTTGACGTTGTTGGGTCGATTGGtctaatgacatccatgccccaagcaacaaagggccatggtgtagacattgtatgtaattcagatggtggagattgaatcaaatctccgtgcacctggcattgatgacacttgcacacaaaactgatacaatctcgctccatggtgagtcAATAATAAGttgctcgaaggatcttctttgccagaacatacccactcatgtgcggtccacagactctagaatgtacttcggtcataatagttgtagcctgcctagcatctatgcatctcagcagcccaaggtctggagtccttttgtacaaaacccctccactgaagaaaaaaccgcttgccaaccgcctgattgttctcttttgatcagatgtggcttgtaccggatacacccccatcctaatgtattccttgatatcgtgaaaccaaggcactccatcgagctcttcttctaccatattacattaagcatgctgatcgtggacctgaatctgcaaaggatccatataagccttatccGTATGGTGCAACATTGGCACCAGAATGGCCAAAGCATCAGCGACTTCattgtgaatccttggaatattcctgaactctattgattgggaCCGTTGACAAAGAACCTGCAAGCACTGTCGGTacagtatgagttttaaatctcgtgtttcccattctccttgaatttggtgcactagaaggtccgagtcacccaagaccaagacttcctggacacccatgtctacgGCTAACCTCAAACCAAGAATGCACGCCTCATaatcagccatgttgttagtacaatagaaatgaagctgagccgtaacagggtagtgatgccctgtttcagaaataagtaccactCCTATCCCAATGCtgttcatgttagcagccccatcaacgaaaagtttccatcctggcttttcaacctgttccaactcatcaatgtgcattacctcttcattagggaaataagtcttcaaaggtttgtattcttcatccacaagattctcagccaaatggtcagccaatgcttgtgctttcatcgtagtctgagtcacgtagacaatgtcaaattctgtgagcaaaatctgccactttgcaagccttcccatgggcataggcttctggaagatatacttcaacggatccaagcgagagatgaggtaagtagtataagatgacaaataatgtttcaccttctgggctacccaagttagggcgtaacacgtcctctcaagatgagtgtacttaaactcgtaagatgtgaactttttgctgagataatatatggcctgctccttcctgctagtgatgtcatgctgacccaa
Proteins encoded in this window:
- the LOC138874419 gene encoding uncharacterized protein → MHIDELEQVEKPGWKLFVDGAANMNSIGIGVVLISETGHHYPVTAQLHFYCTNNMADYEACILGLRLAVDMGVQEVLVLGDSDLLVHQIQGEWETRDLKLILYRQCLQVLCQRSQSIEFRNIPRIHNEVADALAILVPMLHHTDKAYMDPLQIQVHDQHA
- the LOC138874416 gene encoding uncharacterized protein translates to MVEGSRQWHEKLPFAFLGYRTTVCTSLGVTPYLLVYGTEAVIPAEVEITSLRIDAEAEIDDDEWFKTRLEQLSLIDEERLAAVCHGQLYQQRMARAYNKKVRLRKFKMGQLVLKRILPHQAEAKGAEISVVPGKSATGERQAPDRTVLDNRM